The following coding sequences are from one Terriglobales bacterium window:
- a CDS encoding pilus assembly protein, whose product MNLFHRRKKTGKEHGQTLPLFAALVPIIILFVGFAIDLGFAYVTKASLSKAVDSACLMGMRNLSQGQGQAANIARSTFAMNYGASGRDSGPPVVNVAFSTDANNNTLLTVNATATINTFFIRILPRWKTMDVAANSQATRAKLVMSLVLDRSGSMRSNGGAQALPPAVNTFIDLFDDAIDRVSMISFASNVTVNVPIQYNFKTPIKNAANAMVFAGGTFSQGGLAAGQAQNNSVVVAPGENVVKVAVFFTDGLANVIQNSLNCSGRATLRNFGGSDTGTVVGFFDPVSGNQLCSTSGGTPSCCAGVSQFQSAIDGTFKSFLRANVTPDADFRSIQTANAMRAQGMVVYSIGLGNSINKVFLQQVANDPASPTFDPNLPQGEAVFAPTAADLQDVFQTIAAKILLRLTQ is encoded by the coding sequence ATGAACCTCTTTCATCGGCGGAAGAAAACAGGCAAGGAACACGGGCAAACCCTTCCCCTATTTGCCGCCCTTGTACCCATCATCATTTTGTTCGTGGGCTTCGCCATAGACCTGGGCTTTGCGTATGTCACCAAGGCGAGCCTCTCCAAAGCCGTGGATTCTGCGTGTCTGATGGGCATGCGGAACCTCTCCCAGGGACAGGGGCAGGCGGCGAACATCGCCAGAAGTACATTCGCCATGAACTACGGGGCTTCTGGCCGCGATAGCGGCCCACCGGTAGTTAATGTGGCCTTCAGCACGGATGCCAATAACAATACGCTGCTCACGGTTAATGCGACGGCGACGATCAATACCTTCTTCATCCGGATTCTGCCGCGCTGGAAGACCATGGACGTGGCAGCCAATTCCCAAGCCACCCGCGCTAAACTCGTGATGTCGCTGGTGCTGGACCGCTCCGGGTCAATGAGGAGCAATGGTGGCGCACAGGCGTTGCCTCCCGCCGTCAACACGTTTATTGATCTATTCGATGACGCCATCGACCGCGTGTCAATGATCAGCTTCGCCAGCAACGTGACCGTGAACGTGCCAATCCAATACAACTTCAAGACACCAATTAAGAATGCGGCGAACGCCATGGTATTCGCGGGCGGCACATTCTCTCAAGGTGGGCTGGCGGCCGGCCAGGCGCAGAACAACTCCGTCGTAGTGGCGCCGGGCGAGAACGTGGTGAAGGTGGCGGTATTCTTCACCGATGGCTTAGCGAACGTCATCCAAAACTCCCTGAACTGCAGCGGACGAGCAACGCTTAGAAATTTTGGCGGTTCCGACACAGGAACCGTCGTCGGCTTCTTTGATCCTGTTTCGGGCAACCAGCTTTGTTCAACCAGCGGAGGAACACCATCCTGCTGCGCGGGAGTGAGCCAGTTTCAGTCGGCGATAGATGGAACTTTCAAATCCTTTCTTCGCGCTAACGTAACTCCAGACGCCGATTTCCGCTCGATCCAGACAGCCAATGCCATGCGCGCGCAAGGCATGGTGGTTTACTCGATCGGCTTGGGCAACAGCATTAACAAGGTCTTTCTGCAACAGGTCGCGAACGATCCGGCCAGCCCTACATTCGATCCCAACCTCCCGCAAGGTGAAGCGGTGTTTGCGCCTACGGCGGCCGACCTGCAGGATGTATTTCAGACCATCGCCGCGAAGATCCTGCTCCGCCTGACGCAATAA
- a CDS encoding TadE/TadG family type IV pilus assembly protein, which translates to MATSRQQDSRGRKARTQECGQAIVEFTAVVLMMLMLALGLIDFGRAIYEKQVITNLTGEGSNLASRGTDFADTITAVIGGAAPLDINNKGKVIVTAVYNNNGNYRITQQLSQGAYSANSRIGQGVGFPATLPITAVPIPQPKQTLYVTEVFYSYQPITPVGKMLNVLLPATMYDAAYF; encoded by the coding sequence GTGGCAACGTCGCGACAGCAGGATTCACGTGGCCGGAAAGCACGCACACAGGAGTGCGGCCAGGCAATAGTCGAGTTCACGGCGGTGGTGCTGATGATGCTCATGCTGGCGCTGGGGCTGATTGATTTCGGCCGAGCCATCTACGAGAAGCAAGTGATCACCAACCTAACCGGCGAAGGATCGAATCTCGCGTCCCGAGGAACTGATTTTGCCGACACGATCACAGCCGTGATCGGAGGAGCGGCCCCGCTGGACATCAACAATAAGGGCAAAGTGATCGTCACCGCGGTATACAACAACAACGGGAATTATCGAATCACCCAGCAACTATCCCAGGGAGCATATTCGGCGAACAGCAGGATAGGACAGGGAGTTGGCTTCCCGGCGACTCTTCCCATCACGGCAGTCCCCATTCCTCAGCCCAAGCAGACGCTTTATGTGACGGAAGTCTTCTATTCATATCAGCCGATTACGCCGGTGGGGAAGATGCTCAACGTTCTTCTGCCAGCGACAATGTATGACGCAGCGTACTTCTGA
- a CDS encoding TadE family protein, producing MEWHMHVRESALTKTSEGSTAFQTPDRLRSPSKRRSMRGQSLVEFAMIAPLFFFLLFGVVDFGRLFFVQMTLQNAVRQAGRFAITGNHLQDPKNPGQNLSRVNSIIKIATEASAGLDISGIQISSAKGGPGSAGGPGDTVTVSITDNLKLITPIIAQFFPNGTYRFTVGVTFKNEPFSPSQSN from the coding sequence ATGGAGTGGCACATGCACGTCAGGGAGTCAGCTTTGACCAAAACGTCCGAAGGCAGCACGGCGTTCCAGACCCCGGACAGGCTCCGCAGTCCCTCGAAGCGGAGATCAATGCGGGGACAGTCATTGGTGGAATTCGCCATGATTGCGCCCTTGTTCTTCTTCTTGCTCTTCGGGGTAGTTGATTTCGGGCGCTTGTTCTTCGTGCAGATGACGCTGCAAAACGCGGTTCGGCAGGCGGGCCGATTCGCGATCACCGGCAACCATCTTCAGGATCCAAAGAATCCGGGACAGAACCTGTCGCGAGTTAATTCGATTATCAAGATAGCTACCGAGGCCTCAGCGGGATTGGACATCAGCGGAATTCAGATCTCAAGCGCTAAAGGCGGTCCGGGAAGTGCCGGCGGTCCGGGGGACACAGTAACGGTTTCAATCACTGATAATTTGAAATTGATCACCCCGATCATCGCTCAATTCTTTCCCAATGGAACGTACCGATTCACGGTGGGCGTGACGTTCAAGAACGAGCCTTTCTCGCCCTCACAAAGTAATTAG